A genomic window from Chanodichthys erythropterus isolate Z2021 chromosome 1, ASM2448905v1, whole genome shotgun sequence includes:
- the si:ch1073-303k11.2 gene encoding LRRN4 C-terminal-like protein: MLLWSQVTFLLLLCVMESIRATSVSPSSFRPPLTRVRIIEVEDDYDDVNSKTTITPQLPRVTTSGVICDYDPCVVQTTPCEKISAQTGCLCPGLTGPEERPGAPELREVKLGGSGEVLVHWCAPRSTVTHYEVTLNGGKEQLSFGENLRNGAIPGLKIGETVCVAARNQAGLSEKSCARYEPPQTDQVALSAGIIAGSVGLLLLLSVLAVVLWKRRTCRKGGMGEAEGLGNPSYTSDGAL, translated from the coding sequence ATGTTGCTGTGGTCACAGGTCACtttcctccttctcctctgCGTGATGGAGTCGATTCGTGCCACATCTGTCAGTCCTTCATCGTTTCGGCCTCCCCTCACACGTGTTCGCATTATCGAGGTCGAGGACGACTACGATGACGTAAATTCAAAGACGACGATCACACCTCAGTTGCCCAGGGTCACCACCTCTGGTGTAATATGTGATTATGACCCCTGTGTGGTTCAAACCACCCCCTGTGAAAAGATTTCTGCCCAGACGGGTTGCCTCTGTCCTGGGCTGACGGGCCCAGAGGAGAGACCTGGGGCCCCAGAGCTCCGTGAGGTGAAGCTGGGCGGCTCCGGGGAAGTGCTTGTGCATTGGTGTGCTCCCCGCTCCACCGTCACCCATTATGAAGTCACACTGAATGGTGGAAAAGAGCAGCTGAGTTTTGGAGAAAATCTAAGGAATGGTGCCATACCCGGACTGAAAATTGGGGAGACGGTGTGTGTGGCGGCCAGGAATCAAGCTGGGCTCAGTGAAAAGTCCTGTGCCCGATACGAGCCACCACAAACCGACCAAGTCGCCCTGAGCGCAGGGATTATTGCGGGGTCTGTCGGACTCCTGCTGCTGCTTTCGGTGCTCGCTGTTGTACTATGGAAACGAAGGACATGTCGAAAGGGTGGGATGGGAGAAGCCGAGGGCCTCGGCAATCCTTCATACACCAGTGATGGAGCGCTGTGA